The nucleotide sequence CAACATCTACCGTATAGCCGTGACGGCTGAAACAGGGGAGAAGTAAAGGGACATAAAATTTGACGGGGAGGGGGTTCGGCATGCGTCCCCCTCCGTTCGTATTCGCAAACTGCCTGCTGGCATGCTGTGCGGAGCTCAGGCGTTTGATCGGCGCTCGGGGAGGACGCGGCGTTTGGGTATGAGGATCTCCTGGGGATCGAGGGCGAAGAGCTCGGCGGCGGTGAGGGTCTCCTCGCAGGTGAGGGCGCCGTAGCGGCAGGTGGCCTCGCAGACGCCGCAGTCGCGGCAGCGGGCGGGGTCGAATTCGAGCAGGGTGCGGCCGCCGGGCGCCCGGCCGATTCTTCGCAGGGCCTCGGTGGGGCAGAACAGGGCGCACTGGGCGCATCCCGAGCATCGCTCCACGTCGATGCTCATGCGCGGGGCGAGCACGCGGGGGACGACCGCGTCATCGCCAGCGAGTCCTGCGGCGTGCAGGTCGTCGAGCAGCTGCCAGCGGCGGGTGTCGGGTTTGATCGGGGCATCGTCGCCCACAGGGGCGTCCGCGAGCGATTGCAGCTGGCGGGCGGTCTCTGCCCGCGCAGTATCGAGCAGCGAGGCTCCTACCTGGGCGAACAGGCCGCGGCGGGAAAGCTCGCCGGTGGCATCGGCCTCGGGCGCAGCTTCGAGGTCGCGCAGGCTGGCGCCGTCGGCCGTCTCGAAGGTGGCGTCGATTCCCGCCACGGCGCAGATGCGTCGGGAGCCGTCGACGGCGGCGCGCACGAGCTCCGCGGCATCGGTCAGTTCGCATGACGGGCAGGCATCAAGCGGAACGGCGATGCGCTCGGCGCCGTTGCAGGCCAGGTGGACGAGCAGCGCCACGTCGACCCACGCGAGGCATGGCAGCACGACGACGCGGCTGCCGTCGAGGCGCAGGGCCTGCGCCAGCCGCTCGCAGGCGAAGCCGGCGGTTGGCGGCTCGATGGGCGTTGCGG is from Gordonibacter urolithinfaciens and encodes:
- a CDS encoding 4Fe-4S binding protein translates to MPDLIAIAERLAERPPMAALDGGRCLRVRDRESSCAACAEACPVGAIVVRAAAVEGAAFYGSVDAVRDAGPRIDDEACVRCGACVVACPTNALLALPPLDDGGLIAQVDAAGTAARERAAAETAAAGASNSVGEEAATPIEPPTAGFACERLAQALRLDGSRVVVLPCLAWVDVALLVHLACNGAERIAVPLDACPSCELTDAAELVRAAVDGSRRICAVAGIDATFETADGASLRDLEAAPEADATGELSRRGLFAQVGASLLDTARAETARQLQSLADAPVGDDAPIKPDTRRWQLLDDLHAAGLAGDDAVVPRVLAPRMSIDVERCSGCAQCALFCPTEALRRIGRAPGGRTLLEFDPARCRDCGVCEATCRYGALTCEETLTAAELFALDPQEILIPKRRVLPERRSNA